From one Marinobacter sp. LV10MA510-1 genomic stretch:
- a CDS encoding OsmC domain/YcaO domain-containing protein, translating to MEINVNFLDNLRIEAKFDDFSVIADQPIRYKGDGSAPGPFDYFLASSALCAAYFVRVYCIARNIPTNNIRLSQNNIVDPENRYNQIFKIQVELPEDISDKDRQGIVRSIDRCTVKKVVQTGPEFQIEIVDSLDEDAQALLMTKPEGDASTYILGKDLPVEQTIANMTAILADLGMKIEIASWRNIVPHVWSLHIRDAASPMCFTNGKGSTKESALCSALGEFIERLNCNFFYNDQFFGEEIANSEFVHYPNERWFKPGPNDELPQGILDEHCLAIYNPDDELCGSNLIDTNSGNAERGICALPFVRHSDGETVHFPSNLIENLFLSNGMSAGNTLFEAQVQCLSEIFERAVKKRIIQEELALPDVPLHVLEKYPNILEGVRALEAQGYPVLVKDASLGGQFPVACVALMNPKTSGVFASFGAHPTLEVALERSLTELMQGRSFEGLNDFPPPTFNSLAITEPNNYVEHFIDSSGVISWRFFSAKADFEFNEWDFSGTNEEEAAYLFNIIKDLGKEVYTAVYEDLGAPVCRMLVPDYSEVYQIEDLIWDNTNRALDYREDILNLHSLNDNQLNALVERLEESQIDDYTDIITLIGIEFDENTVWGQLTILELKLLINLALEQYEDALERVETFIQFNDNTVERGLFYRAVNAVLEIVIDDELELSDYLFNLKRLYGEQTMDAVVGSVNGDLRFYGLTPTNMQLEGLDKHLRLIESYKKLHAARAARV from the coding sequence ATGGAAATCAACGTCAATTTTCTCGACAACCTCCGCATTGAAGCCAAATTTGACGACTTCTCGGTGATTGCTGACCAGCCTATTCGTTATAAAGGCGACGGTTCAGCGCCCGGCCCTTTTGACTACTTTTTGGCGTCATCGGCGTTGTGTGCGGCCTATTTTGTGCGGGTGTATTGCATAGCTCGGAACATTCCAACCAACAATATTCGCCTGTCACAAAACAACATTGTGGATCCCGAGAACCGCTATAACCAGATTTTTAAAATTCAGGTCGAGCTGCCAGAGGACATTTCTGATAAAGACAGACAAGGCATTGTGCGTTCCATCGACCGCTGTACGGTAAAGAAGGTGGTCCAAACCGGCCCTGAATTTCAGATTGAAATCGTAGACAGCCTGGATGAAGATGCCCAGGCCTTGCTGATGACCAAGCCAGAAGGCGACGCCAGCACCTATATTTTGGGTAAAGACCTGCCGGTGGAGCAAACCATCGCCAACATGACTGCCATTCTGGCGGATCTGGGCATGAAGATTGAAATCGCATCCTGGCGCAATATTGTGCCTCACGTTTGGTCACTGCACATTCGCGACGCGGCCTCACCCATGTGCTTTACCAATGGTAAAGGCTCAACAAAAGAAAGCGCCCTGTGCTCGGCGCTGGGCGAGTTTATTGAGCGTCTGAACTGCAACTTCTTCTATAACGATCAGTTTTTTGGCGAAGAAATCGCCAACAGCGAGTTTGTTCATTACCCCAATGAACGCTGGTTCAAGCCAGGGCCCAATGACGAACTGCCACAGGGCATTCTGGATGAACACTGCCTGGCCATCTACAACCCGGATGATGAACTGTGCGGTTCTAACCTGATTGACACTAACTCCGGCAACGCAGAGCGCGGAATCTGCGCGCTGCCCTTTGTGCGCCATTCAGACGGCGAAACGGTGCACTTCCCCAGCAATCTGATTGAGAACCTTTTCCTGAGCAACGGCATGAGTGCGGGTAACACCCTGTTTGAGGCGCAAGTTCAGTGCCTGTCAGAGATTTTTGAGCGGGCGGTCAAAAAACGGATCATTCAGGAAGAACTTGCACTGCCGGATGTGCCCCTACACGTATTGGAAAAATACCCCAACATTCTGGAAGGCGTTCGGGCGCTGGAAGCACAGGGATATCCGGTGTTGGTCAAAGACGCCTCCCTTGGGGGCCAGTTTCCGGTGGCTTGTGTCGCGTTGATGAATCCGAAAACTTCTGGCGTTTTTGCCTCTTTCGGTGCGCATCCGACTCTGGAAGTGGCGCTGGAACGCAGCCTCACCGAGTTGATGCAGGGCCGCAGCTTTGAAGGTCTGAACGATTTCCCGCCCCCGACGTTCAACAGCCTTGCGATCACCGAGCCCAACAATTACGTAGAACACTTCATTGATTCCAGCGGTGTAATCTCCTGGCGTTTCTTCAGCGCCAAAGCGGATTTTGAGTTTAACGAGTGGGATTTCTCGGGCACCAACGAAGAAGAAGCCGCCTACCTGTTCAACATCATCAAAGACCTGGGCAAAGAAGTGTATACAGCGGTGTATGAAGACTTGGGCGCCCCGGTCTGCCGCATGCTGGTGCCTGACTATTCCGAGGTTTACCAGATAGAAGATCTGATCTGGGACAACACCAATCGGGCCCTGGATTATCGCGAAGACATTCTCAACCTCCACTCTTTGAATGACAACCAGCTGAATGCCCTGGTGGAGCGCCTGGAAGAAAGCCAGATCGACGATTACACGGACATCATTACCTTGATCGGTATTGAATTCGACGAGAACACGGTCTGGGGCCAGCTCACCATTCTGGAGTTAAAGCTGCTGATCAACCTGGCTCTGGAACAGTACGAAGACGCCCTTGAACGGGTCGAAACCTTTATCCAGTTCAATGACAATACCGTGGAACGCGGGTTGTTTTATCGGGCGGTGAACGCGGTGCTGGAAATTGTTATCGATGACGAACTTGAGCTGAGTGATTACCTATTTAATCTCAAGCGACTGTACGGTGAACAGACCATGGACGCGGTGGTAGGTTCGGTGAATGGCGACCTGCGCTTTTACGGCCTTACCCCAACCAACATGCAGCTGGAAGGCCTGGACAAACATCTGCGGCTGATTGAAAGTTATAAAAAGCTGCACGCAGCACGAGCCGCCAGAGTTTGA
- a CDS encoding DNA-3-methyladenine glycosylase I encodes MEDDRISATIEGPEGKPRCRWCGTVPELRVYHDTEWGFPVGDDVRLFEKLSLEGFQSGLSWRTILAKRENFRAAFHHFDFNKIACFDECSVERLMMDEGIIRHRGKIEAVINNARLAKKLVEQGSSLAAFVWRFEPDAKPPADLQTVSTSAESIALSKALKKLGWQFIGPTTAYAFMQSMGLINDHAADCVVRAGAEQARKRFTLRHIR; translated from the coding sequence ATGGAGGATGACCGTATTAGCGCGACGATAGAAGGGCCTGAGGGGAAACCGCGTTGCCGTTGGTGTGGCACAGTACCGGAGCTGCGCGTTTATCACGACACCGAATGGGGCTTTCCCGTGGGTGATGATGTTCGTTTGTTTGAAAAATTGAGTCTTGAAGGCTTTCAGTCCGGATTGAGTTGGCGCACCATTCTGGCGAAGCGCGAGAATTTCCGTGCGGCCTTCCATCATTTCGATTTCAACAAAATCGCATGCTTCGACGAGTGCAGTGTCGAACGTTTAATGATGGATGAAGGCATTATTCGGCATCGCGGCAAGATTGAGGCCGTGATCAACAATGCGCGACTGGCGAAAAAGCTCGTCGAGCAGGGGAGTTCCCTGGCCGCTTTCGTATGGCGTTTTGAGCCTGACGCAAAGCCGCCCGCGGATCTACAAACAGTATCGACTTCCGCGGAGTCCATCGCCTTGTCGAAGGCGCTTAAGAAGCTGGGGTGGCAGTTCATCGGGCCAACCACGGCTTACGCCTTCATGCAGTCGATGGGACTGATCAACGACCACGCCGCGGATTGCGTCGTTCGGGCCGGCGCAGAGCAAGCGCGTAAACGTTTTACCCTTCGCCACATTCGATAA
- the phnE gene encoding phosphonate ABC transporter, permease protein PhnE: MVDHAVKLKDRVWSRYDRKEQLIRYGIYLVTLVAVVWAIKDIDIFWPWVWDAPNQIQSLGSRMWPPEFSRWEAIFHAMLETVHIATLSTVLTIFIALPVSYIAAQNTTPNKATLWLGRFILVSSRSVNTIIWALLFVAIFGPGVLAGILAVMFRSIGFIGKLMGEAIEEIDRNPVEAMQATGASKMKVVLYAIVPQVMPAFFAIIILRWDINIRESTVLGLVGAGGIGVLLQGSIDLFAWQTVATILLAIIVLVILGEAITSVLRKKVI, translated from the coding sequence ATGGTAGATCACGCTGTTAAACTGAAAGACCGTGTCTGGTCGCGCTATGACCGAAAAGAGCAGCTGATCCGTTACGGGATTTACCTGGTAACGTTGGTGGCCGTTGTCTGGGCAATAAAAGACATCGACATTTTCTGGCCCTGGGTATGGGACGCCCCCAATCAGATTCAAAGCCTGGGTTCACGCATGTGGCCACCGGAATTTAGTCGGTGGGAAGCGATTTTCCACGCCATGTTGGAAACCGTTCATATTGCCACGCTGTCGACCGTGCTGACGATATTCATCGCCTTACCGGTGTCCTACATTGCGGCGCAAAATACAACGCCGAACAAGGCAACGCTGTGGCTTGGCCGGTTTATTCTGGTATCCAGCCGTTCAGTGAACACCATTATATGGGCACTGCTGTTTGTGGCCATTTTTGGCCCGGGCGTACTGGCCGGTATTCTGGCGGTTATGTTCCGGTCCATCGGATTCATTGGCAAGCTGATGGGCGAGGCCATTGAAGAGATTGATCGCAACCCGGTAGAAGCCATGCAGGCAACGGGCGCCAGTAAAATGAAGGTGGTGCTTTACGCGATTGTACCCCAGGTAATGCCGGCATTTTTTGCCATCATTATTTTGCGCTGGGACATCAATATCCGTGAGTCTACCGTTTTGGGCCTGGTGGGCGCCGGCGGTATCGGGGTGTTGCTGCAGGGGTCGATTGACCTGTTCGCCTGGCAGACAGTTGCAACAATTCTGTTAGCCATCATTGTTCTGGTTATTCTGGGCGAAGCCATTACCAGTGTTCTGCGCAAAAAAGTAATCTGA
- a CDS encoding HAD-IIB family hydrolase: MLKNFEFGNADILFTDVDDTLTTAGQLLPETYLAICRLAAAGIRVIPVTGGCAGWCDQIIRTWPVTAVIGEGGAFYAERTAPMTVCWHYWDNELSHREDQARILAAVAALKLDFEPKLASDQAFRYVDVAVDYNQQESLNPQQVAEIHDALKVQGFNVRESSIHINVWQGDFDKSTMAMRVGRDLLGLDPQALRQRSVFIGDAPNDECMFGNFPLSIGVANIRKHLPVMTHQPAAIASQPSGLGFAEMADAWLQQRTESGLSQADTRRA; the protein is encoded by the coding sequence ATGTTGAAGAATTTTGAGTTTGGTAACGCCGATATTCTGTTCACCGATGTAGACGATACGCTGACCACCGCCGGCCAGCTGCTGCCCGAAACCTATCTCGCGATTTGTCGCCTGGCGGCGGCAGGCATCCGCGTAATTCCGGTCACCGGTGGCTGCGCCGGCTGGTGTGATCAGATCATTCGAACCTGGCCGGTAACCGCCGTGATTGGTGAAGGCGGTGCTTTTTACGCAGAACGCACGGCACCCATGACCGTTTGTTGGCACTATTGGGATAATGAATTGTCCCATCGTGAAGACCAGGCTCGCATTTTGGCGGCTGTTGCTGCATTGAAGCTGGACTTTGAACCCAAACTGGCCAGCGACCAGGCCTTTCGTTATGTAGATGTCGCGGTGGATTATAACCAGCAGGAGTCTTTGAATCCGCAACAGGTGGCGGAGATTCACGACGCGCTTAAAGTGCAGGGATTCAACGTTCGGGAAAGCTCGATTCATATCAACGTCTGGCAGGGAGACTTCGATAAATCCACCATGGCAATGCGGGTAGGCCGTGATTTACTGGGCCTGGATCCGCAGGCATTGCGGCAGCGCTCTGTGTTTATTGGAGATGCGCCCAATGACGAATGTATGTTCGGCAACTTCCCGCTGAGTATCGGTGTGGCAAACATTCGCAAGCACCTGCCGGTAATGACCCACCAACCAGCCGCGATCGCCAGCCAGCCGTCCGGCCTGGGGTTTGCTGAAATGGCAGATGCGTGGCTGCAGCAACGCACCGAGTCTGGGCTGAGCCAGGCCGACACCCGCCGCGCATAG
- the phnE gene encoding phosphonate ABC transporter, permease protein PhnE: protein MTRVKAGAGAQSGRVWKKPPFIANPWVRYGLIAIAMTYLYWAFSTLPFNWDRVSEGLPRAAQIFGGAFPPSFERGGLLWTGFKESFQIAFLATLMGVGLSLPIAVMAAKNVAPLPIYLLGRALIVISRSFHPVIVAILFVAAVGFGPLAGILTLTLYSIGFVAKLLAEEIEEIDWGQVEAMRSVGAGYFKILVFGVFPQIMPRQIGLSMYQLDSNLRASAVVGIVGAGGIGGTLMNAFGRYDYDFAFAILLMIIGIILISEGFSGWVRKKVW from the coding sequence ATGACACGCGTCAAAGCTGGAGCCGGCGCCCAGTCAGGCAGGGTCTGGAAAAAGCCACCGTTTATAGCCAACCCTTGGGTTCGATACGGCCTGATTGCGATAGCTATGACGTATCTTTACTGGGCATTTTCAACCTTGCCTTTTAATTGGGATCGGGTTTCCGAAGGGCTGCCCCGGGCTGCTCAGATTTTTGGTGGCGCATTTCCACCCAGTTTTGAGCGCGGAGGTCTGTTATGGACAGGGTTCAAGGAAAGTTTTCAGATTGCCTTTCTGGCGACCCTGATGGGTGTTGGTCTGTCGCTGCCCATCGCGGTGATGGCCGCTAAAAATGTCGCGCCCTTGCCTATTTATCTGTTGGGACGTGCGCTGATTGTTATATCCCGCAGCTTCCACCCGGTCATCGTGGCCATCCTTTTTGTGGCCGCGGTCGGTTTTGGCCCGCTGGCGGGCATTCTCACCCTAACCCTGTATTCCATCGGCTTTGTGGCCAAGTTATTGGCTGAGGAAATCGAAGAGATCGACTGGGGTCAGGTCGAAGCCATGCGCTCGGTGGGCGCCGGTTACTTTAAAATACTGGTCTTTGGGGTTTTTCCACAGATTATGCCACGCCAGATAGGTCTGTCTATGTACCAGCTGGACAGCAACCTTCGCGCTTCGGCGGTGGTCGGTATTGTAGGTGCAGGCGGCATTGGTGGCACGTTGATGAACGCCTTCGGACGTTACGATTACGATTTCGCATTTGCCATTCTGCTGATGATTATCGGGATCATTTTGATCAGTGAAGGGTTCAGCGGATGGGTGAGGAAAAAAGTATGGTAG
- the phnC gene encoding phosphonate ABC transporter ATP-binding protein: MLEITNLVKRYGQNDPVLKGLDLTVDGSSVVSIVGASGAGKSTLLRCINRLVEPTSGSIKLNGHELVNLRGSALRHSRRRIGMVFQGFNLIDRLTVMENVLSGRLGYVSFFQALTRRFPQTDIDRAFNLMERVGIAQYADKRADQLSGGERQRVAVVRALMQEPQILLADEPTASLDPKTSQQIMSLLQSLASEMSLPVLINIHNVTQARMYTDRIVGMRHGQMIFDGEPKDFNQDALDAIYGGIESPEEDGEDSGKQASQNQEASA; this comes from the coding sequence ATGTTAGAGATTACCAACCTCGTCAAGCGATACGGGCAGAACGATCCTGTGCTCAAAGGCCTTGATCTGACGGTCGATGGCAGCAGTGTTGTTTCCATTGTTGGCGCTTCAGGCGCCGGGAAAAGTACCCTGTTGCGCTGCATCAACCGGTTGGTCGAACCGACATCGGGTTCGATCAAGCTAAACGGCCACGAGTTGGTCAATCTTCGCGGAAGTGCATTGCGTCATTCCCGCCGACGCATCGGTATGGTTTTTCAGGGTTTTAACCTGATTGATCGTTTAACGGTTATGGAGAACGTGCTGTCCGGGCGCTTGGGTTACGTGTCTTTTTTCCAGGCTTTAACCCGCCGCTTTCCGCAAACTGATATCGACCGCGCCTTCAACTTGATGGAGCGCGTGGGCATTGCCCAATACGCTGACAAACGCGCAGACCAGCTATCGGGTGGCGAGCGGCAGCGTGTTGCGGTGGTACGTGCGCTGATGCAAGAGCCGCAGATTTTGCTGGCCGATGAGCCAACAGCTTCGCTGGATCCCAAAACGTCGCAGCAAATCATGAGCCTGTTGCAAAGCCTGGCGAGTGAAATGTCACTGCCGGTGTTGATCAATATTCACAACGTAACCCAGGCGCGAATGTATACCGACCGCATTGTGGGCATGCGCCATGGCCAAATGATTTTTGACGGCGAACCCAAAGATTTCAACCAGGATGCCCTGGACGCCATATACGGCGGTATTGAATCGCCGGAAGAAGATGGTGAGGACTCAGGAAAGCAGGCATCCCAGAATCAGGAGGCTTCGGCATGA
- a CDS encoding tyrosine-type recombinase/integrase, translated as MSTLRTALRDYLSLQRGLGYKYVHQERTLTSFVLFMEQRKTAFITTKLALEWATQSPGRHASWAIHLSDVRGFARYLRNSEPRTEIPPTGLIPRSGRIRPYLYSDTEIQTLLTAALALPPEQALRRWTYHCLFGLLVVTGLRIGEALALRRDDVDIEEGILTIRGAKFGKSRLVTIHPSTRQVLLDYAHRRDVHLATPHSPYFLVAERGGQLLPQYVYRVFWDLSRQTGLRAATAHTGPRLHDFRHRFAVATLLDWYRAGKDVDNLMPVLSTYLGHTCIRDTYWYLSACPELMEHATRRLEKRWEALP; from the coding sequence ATGAGCACCTTGCGGACAGCGCTGCGAGACTATCTCTCGCTACAACGGGGCCTGGGATACAAGTATGTTCATCAGGAACGCACACTGACGAGCTTCGTCCTGTTTATGGAACAGCGCAAGACTGCTTTCATTACGACCAAGTTGGCGCTTGAATGGGCAACACAATCGCCCGGGAGACACGCCAGTTGGGCCATACATCTTTCCGATGTGCGCGGCTTTGCCCGGTATCTGCGTAACAGCGAGCCGCGTACAGAGATTCCTCCAACAGGACTCATCCCGCGTTCTGGACGAATTCGCCCCTACCTCTACTCCGATACGGAAATACAAACACTGCTGACAGCTGCATTGGCGCTGCCCCCCGAGCAAGCGCTTCGACGGTGGACATACCACTGTCTGTTTGGGCTCTTGGTGGTCACGGGTCTACGAATTGGCGAGGCACTGGCGCTGAGGCGTGATGATGTCGACATTGAAGAAGGTATCCTCACGATTCGTGGGGCCAAATTCGGCAAGTCACGCTTGGTGACAATACATCCGAGTACCCGACAGGTTCTATTGGATTATGCGCATCGACGGGATGTGCATCTCGCCACTCCCCACAGCCCGTATTTTCTCGTTGCGGAGCGTGGTGGTCAGTTGCTACCGCAGTATGTCTATCGGGTTTTTTGGGATCTGTCGCGCCAGACCGGACTCCGAGCTGCGACCGCTCACACAGGTCCGAGGTTGCACGATTTTCGTCATCGATTTGCGGTGGCCACGTTGCTCGACTGGTACCGGGCCGGGAAGGATGTGGACAATCTGATGCCTGTGCTGTCGACGTATCTCGGTCATACGTGCATTCGTGACACCTATTGGTATCTGTCAGCTTGTCCCGAGCTCATGGAGCACGCCACGCGCCGACTTGAGAAACGCTGGGAGGCATTGCCATGA
- a CDS encoding DeoR/GlpR family DNA-binding transcription regulator, giving the protein MGAKERQYSIIEWVHEQEHVEVDDIAKRFGVTTQTIRRDINKLCEQGLLRRRYGGVSLPPSAATHLIDELQVRNLRAKQRMAEHVAADIPEGATVSLGVGSTIERVAQALIHHRSLKILTNNLRVAAALSVNPNIDVIVSGGQYRHKDQDVVGPEVTHFFSSFVTDFGIISTGSMDLQHGLMDHDIREAEVSRAIISNTRGRLLVADHSKWTLSSYCKVASFKYVDRLYTDVMPNQQRDGLPDSVSIIECGEG; this is encoded by the coding sequence ATGGGCGCCAAAGAGCGGCAATACAGCATAATAGAATGGGTGCACGAGCAGGAGCATGTCGAAGTTGACGACATTGCAAAGCGCTTTGGTGTCACTACTCAGACCATTCGTCGCGACATCAATAAGCTCTGCGAGCAAGGCTTGTTGCGCCGTCGTTACGGGGGCGTCAGCTTACCACCCAGTGCTGCCACTCATCTCATTGACGAACTACAGGTGCGTAATTTACGGGCCAAGCAGCGCATGGCCGAGCATGTCGCAGCGGATATTCCGGAAGGGGCCACCGTCAGCCTTGGAGTGGGCAGTACCATTGAGCGGGTAGCGCAAGCGCTGATCCATCACCGGTCGCTCAAGATTTTAACCAACAACCTCCGCGTGGCCGCAGCGCTTTCAGTGAACCCCAATATCGACGTTATCGTGTCTGGCGGACAGTATCGGCATAAAGACCAGGACGTGGTCGGGCCCGAAGTCACTCATTTCTTCAGTTCCTTCGTCACCGACTTTGGCATCATCAGTACTGGCAGCATGGATCTTCAGCACGGCTTGATGGATCACGATATCCGTGAGGCCGAAGTCAGCCGGGCCATTATAAGCAATACCCGGGGCCGTCTGCTGGTGGCCGATCACAGCAAATGGACTCTGAGTTCATACTGCAAAGTTGCCTCATTCAAGTATGTTGATCGCTTATACACCGACGTTATGCCCAATCAGCAACGGGATGGCCTCCCGGACTCGGTAAGCATTATCGAATGTGGCGAAGGGTAA
- a CDS encoding tyrosine-type recombinase/integrase — protein MNTPTLPALLERFFTDRLMRQRHVSANTIASYRDTFRLLLVFTQKQLGKQPSSLNLEDIDATLVSAFLEDLEVNRSISARTRNLRLTAIRSFFRFVSYEEPAHSAQIQRVLAVPGKRQDRRIVHFLARPEIEALLAAPDQSTWIGRRDHTLLLLAVQTGLRLSELTGLDRASVVLGSGAHVHCLGKGRKERCTPLTRTVSRAVQEWLKEPARCDSKALFSTRQGRRLSADAVQYLVAKYADITRKHCPSLKQKRITPHVLRHSAAMELLQAGVDCSVIALWLGHESVETTQVYLHAHMALKEAALAKIGPLGHAGIKRYQPGDELLEFLNNL, from the coding sequence ATGAACACTCCCACTCTACCGGCTCTGCTGGAACGCTTCTTTACCGATCGGCTTATGCGTCAGCGACACGTCAGCGCGAACACCATAGCGTCCTATCGCGACACCTTCCGGCTGCTGCTGGTATTTACCCAAAAACAATTGGGCAAGCAGCCGTCATCTCTCAACTTGGAAGATATCGATGCGACGCTTGTCAGCGCATTTCTCGAGGATCTGGAAGTCAATCGTTCGATTAGCGCCCGGACCCGAAACCTGAGGCTGACTGCCATTCGATCTTTCTTCCGTTTTGTGTCCTACGAAGAACCCGCACACAGTGCACAAATCCAGCGAGTACTGGCAGTGCCCGGTAAACGTCAGGACAGGAGGATAGTGCATTTTCTGGCGAGACCAGAGATTGAGGCGCTACTGGCGGCACCGGATCAATCAACGTGGATCGGTCGTCGGGATCATACGTTACTGCTGCTTGCCGTACAGACAGGTTTACGACTTTCCGAACTCACAGGTCTTGATCGCGCTTCGGTTGTGCTGGGCAGCGGTGCCCACGTTCATTGTCTGGGTAAGGGCCGGAAGGAGCGGTGCACACCTCTTACACGCACTGTCTCAAGGGCAGTCCAGGAATGGTTAAAGGAACCGGCCAGGTGTGACAGCAAGGCATTGTTCTCGACAAGACAAGGCCGGCGACTGAGCGCCGACGCGGTCCAGTACCTTGTTGCAAAATATGCGGATATCACGCGAAAGCATTGCCCTTCACTAAAACAGAAGCGGATCACCCCGCATGTCCTGAGGCACAGCGCGGCAATGGAGCTGCTTCAAGCGGGGGTAGACTGTTCAGTTATAGCATTGTGGCTGGGGCATGAGTCGGTTGAGACCACCCAGGTTTACCTTCACGCTCATATGGCTCTGAAGGAAGCTGCGCTGGCAAAAATAGGTCCACTAGGGCATGCCGGAATAAAGCGCTATCAGCCCGGAGATGAACTGCTAGAGTTCCTGAATAACTTGTAG
- a CDS encoding site-specific integrase produces the protein MTANAYFTLPKVLRRLYEGPLGDYVDLYAAQLLREGHCYQSGRRCIRIVGDFSQWLARKHFNINDVDESLVVQYLRFRTQYQQPFCSDRPALCRLLGLLRQIDVIAPQTIIPPKPLEQIEQDFEHYLLRERGLSQTTAIRHRPPLRKFLQECCREGTARFSRLSSEDIVRFIVDHAHDQSPRTARSMCWTLRAFTRYLVYRGYIVDDLAAAVPSVRSWRFGPLPDHLPPPKIQRVLDGCDRTTAIGKRDYAVLLLLARLGLRANEVATLALEDIDWHSGLLTVRGKGRQLAVMPLLSEVGIALADYLQHGRWTTDSRRVFIRSLAPHRGFTSSSSISMIAVSALERAGVDVPRKGTHIFRYSLATQLLGAGASLTEIGQVLRHQNHDTTRLYAKVDINALRKLGLPWPGGVQ, from the coding sequence ATGACCGCTAATGCATACTTTACGTTACCAAAGGTACTTCGACGATTGTACGAAGGTCCGTTGGGGGATTACGTTGATCTTTATGCCGCACAACTGCTGAGAGAGGGGCATTGCTATCAGAGTGGGAGGCGCTGTATCCGAATTGTGGGTGATTTCAGTCAGTGGTTGGCCCGCAAGCATTTCAATATTAATGACGTGGACGAGAGTCTCGTGGTGCAGTACCTTCGTTTCCGGACGCAATACCAACAGCCGTTTTGCAGCGACCGGCCTGCACTTTGCCGACTTCTCGGACTGCTTCGACAGATCGATGTCATCGCGCCACAAACAATCATCCCGCCAAAGCCACTTGAGCAAATCGAACAGGACTTCGAGCATTACCTGTTACGAGAGCGCGGACTTTCTCAAACAACGGCGATTCGACATCGCCCCCCGCTTCGGAAGTTTCTTCAGGAATGCTGTCGCGAGGGAACGGCAAGGTTTTCGAGACTTTCCTCGGAAGACATTGTCCGTTTTATAGTCGACCACGCTCATGACCAGTCCCCCCGAACAGCAAGATCCATGTGCTGGACGCTGCGCGCATTCACTCGTTATTTGGTGTACAGGGGGTATATCGTTGACGATCTCGCCGCCGCTGTTCCCAGTGTGCGGAGCTGGCGATTCGGACCACTGCCTGATCATCTTCCACCTCCCAAGATCCAGCGTGTGCTCGATGGCTGTGACCGGACAACTGCGATTGGGAAACGAGACTATGCAGTGCTACTTTTGCTGGCACGCCTCGGATTGAGGGCCAACGAGGTTGCCACACTGGCGCTGGAAGACATCGACTGGCACTCGGGCCTCTTGACTGTACGGGGTAAGGGCCGTCAACTCGCCGTTATGCCCCTCTTGTCCGAGGTCGGCATTGCGCTGGCCGATTACCTGCAGCACGGACGATGGACTACTGACAGTCGCCGGGTATTCATCCGTTCACTCGCTCCACACCGAGGATTCACGTCATCGAGCAGTATCTCGATGATCGCTGTCTCTGCGCTGGAGCGGGCCGGAGTAGATGTGCCTCGTAAAGGTACCCACATTTTTCGCTACAGCCTTGCAACTCAGCTGTTAGGTGCCGGCGCTTCGTTGACGGAGATTGGCCAGGTTCTTCGGCACCAGAATCACGACACGACGCGTCTTTACGCCAAGGTGGATATCAACGCTCTTCGTAAACTCGGGCTGCCGTGGCCGGGAGGTGTTCAATGA